The genomic stretch TTTACTTATAGAACTGTTATCTACATATCCTTCAACTATTATTTTTTTTCTTTGTTTTCCAACTTTTATTTCTTTTTCTCCTCTAATTTTATAAAGATTTCCATTTTTTTCACTTATTATTCCTGAAATATATACCTTAACAGAAGCTTGAGAAGATGATGAATTTTGTTTATTATTTACTTTTACATCAGCTGTATCTGTTGTATTTAAAGGTAAAAAATTTTTCAAATCAACTCCACCTATACTTTTAAAAACAGAACCTAAAGAGTCAACAGTAGCACCTTTATAGTCTGCCATATCATCAGAAAGAGAAAAAGTTGGGTTTTCTGAAACAGATATTGTTATTATATCACCAATATCATATTCCTTTTGATAGGAGTAGATAGGTGCATTATTTTCATTCCATAATGAAGTTGCAAATATAAAGGAACAAGTAAGTAATATAGAAATTATAATATAAAATTTCTTCAAGGAGTATCACCTCCATTCCCAATATATAAAATGGGACCTTCTTTTAATATTCCTGTTATTTTTTTATTTGTAACTGTATTCACAACAGTTAAAGACTCACCTATAAAACCATCATTTAAAGCTTTTCCCCAAGAATTCACAGATATACCAGAAAAATTTACTACTATTGTTACTATATCATTTCTTTTTATATCGGGAATTCTTTTTAAATAAATAGGATTCAATATTTCATCTTTTTTTACGTATTTATTTGTTATATATTTTTCAAATTCAAAATTTTCAGATGTTAAGATTTTATGGTTTAAAGTTAATATATTTGTAGTAGCTTCATAAGTATTATTTTTCATTATTTTTTCGTTTCTGTTCAAATCATCCTTATAGAATAATACTTTTTTGAAATCAGCGACTGTTAGGATATAATTTCTGAATAAATTAGCACCATCTTTAGTCTTTATATTTGCATAAATATAAAGTTTATCTTTATTTAAGAAATTACGTGTTATTTCAATACTTTCAACATTTAATTTTTCTTTTATATCAGGAAGTTCTACTAAACTCAAATTTGGAAAGTTATCATAAAAATAATTTTTTAAATATTTTTCTAGATCAAAAAAGTCTTCAACTTTATTTTTTTTATCGATTCTTATGATTATCACAGTTTCAGACTCAAATTTCAATTCAAAATCATTGTAATAACTTTTTAATATTCCATACATAGTTTTTTCGAGATTATTTGAATTAAATATAGTTTTTTCTGAATTTAAATATCCTATTACTCGATTTATATTTAATTCTGGTATTAAATCATTCAAAGATAAAATTTCATCATCTGAATAAACTTCTTTTGGAATATAAAAAGTTTTTAAAGAATAGACTTGAGATATTGAAAATAA from Oceanotoga teriensis encodes the following:
- the flgA gene encoding flagellar basal body P-ring formation chaperone FlgA yields the protein MKKLVLMLLLMLFSISQVYSLKTFYIPKEVYSDDEILSLNDLIPELNINRVIGYLNSEKTIFNSNNLEKTMYGILKSYYNDFELKFESETVIIIRIDKKNKVEDFFDLEKYLKNYFYDNFPNLSLVELPDIKEKLNVESIEITRNFLNKDKLYIYANIKTKDGANLFRNYILTVADFKKVLFYKDDLNRNEKIMKNNTYEATTNILTLNHKILTSENFEFEKYITNKYVKKDEILNPIYLKRIPDIKRNDIVTIVVNFSGISVNSWGKALNDGFIGESLTVVNTVTNKKITGILKEGPILYIGNGGDTP
- a CDS encoding flagellar basal body L-ring protein FlgH: MKKFYIIISILLTCSFIFATSLWNENNAPIYSYQKEYDIGDIITISVSENPTFSLSDDMADYKGATVDSLGSVFKSIGGVDLKNFLPLNTTDTADVKVNNKQNSSSSQASVKVYISGIISEKNGNLYKIRGEKEIKVGKQRKKIIVEGYVDNSSISKSGLIESSKIANSKIWYDGDVIFQQDPNEPSWTSSLLSGIANIFF